Part of the Pyricularia oryzae 70-15 chromosome 3, whole genome shotgun sequence genome, ggccaaggccggctccgccggaccgccggacccagacccgagggctcagcaaaccacgtatagcggtgccggcacggtcctcagagccattctttcgaatatagagaaggactggtggcgtaaagaactctgtgaacggtcccccgcatatagggaatggaaattccaatacacaccgagaaaggagcccgaggaactgcgtttgccaagacccctactgggccattatttggccatgaggaccggccacggcgatttcaaggcctaccatgaccgtttcaaccaccaggatgcaaacacctcgtgtgcctggtgctggaagcggacctcccctgagcacccggtgcactgccgctattcgcgggcggtgtggagaaactggccgtggcctaataacgaccggccggccgggccgccaaatcgcgcccaacgctggaaattcttccagacaagcttcgggcaaccgaaaagctttgaggcgttttcgatagccaccaactacttcagcgcccgccccagagcggcccgccagcgccccgcgcgccacgaacgcactttacgcctagggacaccgatcgtaaacgactcgaactctgacgaggaatagacttactgccttttcacccacacttcacggcacaagccgtcagacgaaccctccgtgcaccttaggcacggggtcgcgtcagtgaactaaccccctaagcaggaccgggcccgaacccggtcaggcacgatccgcctctgccctccttgttttccccctgtgtaaataaagaagatagaacgcgcgccgagatacccctcgggaggttgctaacggccggctaacaagccgggccgagcccggcgttaactaatactactactactactactactatagTTGGAGCAAATATATCCAAGGGCAGCCTTTCGATGCAACCCTGTGCTACCGAAACAGCCACTGATTGCCGGTCATGTGCCGTAAATAATTTTAACcatcattctttttttttcttcttgttctttttttatgcTTCAGGAATTGGCTATTTTACAGGTATGAGAGCTCCTGCATGAGACCTTGCAAATTGCAACCACGAGTGCAGTTCAGCAAAAGCCGAATATAAAAAGTCCACCAATCATAGCAAATGGATTCAAGACAGTTGGTAACAGTTGAATGAAGCCGGCCAAGAGAAGTATATTGGTTACAGACATGCTTACGCCCCCTTTCCTGGTGTGTTCTAGATCTGTTCTCGAACTATTAGAATCTCATTTGGAATGGCAGGTAGCTGCAATCCTTCTTCAAAGCAACGTAACACAGCATTGGTGTCAGTCAGCGTAGCGTCGCATCTACCACCCTTAGATACATGCAGGATGCAGCATGTCACCGTTGATCATATATCTGTGTTGTCGTCATCATACACAATCAACGTGCGGCTAATATAAAGGTGGGTGGCCACGACAAGCATGCTCAAAATATTGATAACGCACCCGGATTCGGAACAATATCTGATGCAAAAAACATGTGGTTCAAACGTCAGAATGTCCGCCATAGCACGACTTCAATCCAAAGAGTCCGGGCTCCATGCAGTGGCACAGAATGAATGGTCGGCACCCCGATCGCCTCCACCCCCCAACTAATTCGGCAGATGAGGGGGACGAACTCCGTCAGAAAATCGACCTGGCCATCGTCCCTCTGGCGGTCCTCATGTTTCTGGTTTGCtttaacgttgagctccacatctccgacccccctaaagtccggcccctaaaaatatctactcagccacgtcaaccctttgttttattttataaatatctagacgaatttttcactttagaacttgatttttgaagattcttgctccaaaccttccaatgaaacagtacactgaaaatcagcttcttgctgccatttctgacataagaaatggcaaatcagttcacaaaacctcgcaaaaatggggtattcctcggagtacccttcacgatcgtttaaagggggcccagtcaattcaacaagcgaaaagattttgtcaaaggctttcacaggagcaggaaacctatttggcagattgggtacttgcgcaggccgcgttaggccttccgccaacgcatcaagaactacgctattttgcggaacgaattcttcaggccgccggagaaagaaaaagccttgggaaacattgggttagccgttttatagcccgatatccaattttgaaaacccaaagaccccggcgaatagaaaatgcccgggttaatggggctacaaccgaggtaattaaatcttggtggtcctatttgaaaaatcccgttgtcgatactataaaaccggccaaccgttggaatatggacgaaacaggtataatggaaggcaaaggatctaatggcctggtgttagggcgtaataaaatccggccattacagtgaaaagagcctggaacgcggggttggacgagcataatcgaatgtgtatcagctacgggggctgttatacctcccctcgttatatttaaggggaaaaacgtacagcaacaatggtttccagctgatttaagtcctttcgatacctggcaatttcatgcaaccgaaaacgggtggacaaataatgaaacaggtatcgaatggttaaaaaaggtgtttattccgtatacccaacctttaacccctgaaaagcggttattagttctggatggccatggatcacatataacggacgaatttatgcttctttgcttgcaaaacaatattcaactcctatatttaccccctcattcgtcacacgttcttcaaccgttggatttatcggtttttgggccgttaaaggaagcttatcgacgtcacctgggatttgtaaaccagttttgctgttcaacggttgttgggaaacgaaactttctactttgctatcgaaaagccagatcaaaagcatttatagcaaaaaccattcaatctggttggcgtacgacggggttatggccggtgaacttggcaaaaccacttttaaacccttttttattagaaaatagcaacgccaacgtcgaaaaaggtaaaaataacggcttccaaagggataaaacaccggaaaatccaacccaaaaaattaacgaccagtctttacttatttggaaaacccctaaaacgacccgagatattcgacttcaactacaggaaatttcccggtccgaaaaaagtaacgccacttcacggcttttgtttgcaaaagtccaaaaaagcttcgaagccaaggatatcttattggctgaagctcagcaaaaaatcagtttgttaaaagcaaaattggaggcggtacggccggtcaaaaggaaaagggtgattccggatcccaacgagcttttggtcagcaaaaaaaacgtttatgaagcacaggaaaataatagggactgtttagaagctttgaacgatggagaagaggttagcgaaccgggagagcctgacaatgattgtattattgtgcgttgataggtttacatttaaatcggtttataaaaggggtatttcgtcgttacatttttcaagggggccggactttaggggggtcggagatgtggagcccaacgttatcgATCGCTCGAACATTGGTAACGCCAGGCTCGCCAGCTTCGAGTcgggcctcggcctcgagggcAACGACTTCAATTCGGTCAACAGCATCTTCTTCATCCTCTATATCCTGCTAGAGATCCCGATCAGCATCCTCTGCAAGAGTCTGGCCAGGCTGATTTCTTCCTCAGGCCAGCGTGATCCAGCAGCAGCTACTGACGGTACCGCCGTACACACTCGGCTTCGTCTGCATCCTGGCCGTGTACTACGCCAGCTGGAAGGGGCAGACGCGGGAAATCTTTGTAATTGTCAGCGCGCCGCCCATTATGATCGGCTACGTCATGTTTATCGCGACGGTGCAGCCTGTCCCATAGTACGTCGCGACGTTCCTCATAGCGAGCTCCGTCTTCATCGTACTGCTGTTTGGAAACTTGGCCAGTTTGATATCGACGTGGAGCTTCCAGTCTTGGGATCGCCCCGTGTATCGCATAGGGAACGGGTTGAACTTTGACACCTCGACAACCATGATGCTGGCGGCTTTCTTGGCGTTGATTTTGCACCCGGATTTTCCATGGACTCCATAGCGTCTTGTTATCATTGTCGCATTAATTGTCCTATTTGAACAGAAAACAGCCATTTGTACAGTCATTAGTTTGATGGATTCGGGCCCGCCCCCCAGTCACCCACGACAAGTCAATCACGCCTTGGCGAGAAAATTGAAGCCCACAATGCCCTCGGCTGTAGGTAATTCCCGGCTGGACATGGATGCGTCTCCAGACGTCCTACGCATGCTCACTCTCCTCCCTATTATTCCATTGTCGCCGACCTGAATCTCCATGGGATGAGGGAGCTCCATTTCTAGTGCGAGACCGCCGTCGACTAGAACGGCGCTCTGAAAGTCGAAGGAGCGGAACAATCCGCAGTCCTCTGCACATCTGGTAAAGTCTCCGGATTCACTGTTGTGGAAGTCCTCCATGTTAGTTTCGATTACAGCCTCAGTACACAAGAGACGAGACAGTCACTGACTGGATAAGGACAGAAGTCTTTGTAAAGTCTGTGAGATCTTCACCCCCAACAGAGGTAAGTCTGGCATGTGTCGCAAGCGGGCttcccggccggccgggggTGTGAAAGGTAAGCTCGGCGCACCAGCCGCAAGTTTGCGGGCTGGTCATTGACGAGTTGAGTACTGCGATGGCGCCGCCGCGAGGCTTTCCCGAAGTGTCGTGGCCGCACATTGCGAAGTTTGGGTGAAGCAGATTCAATCGTAGCCAACCAAGTGCAGGGTGTGTGTAATCGTTATCTTTGTGGACAAAGCTGACCAACGCAGCAGGTTCAGGCTCAAACAGATTGGCAATGAAGAAAGTTCGTGTCGGCAATGGGTACAGACGAGCAAATcaccaacaaacaaaaaagaagacgGGTCAATTTATATTGAAGCGATTTATCAAAAATAGCAAGGCTTCTTTTCCCTCTCACAACTTGCTCAACTGAGCATTTGAGACAAGACCAGGATGTGCCTGCATTGAAGCGACCAATCACACCTCTCCACCGCGTCCACAACTGGCAAGCTTATTTGAGCACGTTTGAGCAACATTGATCACTCGTCCGAAGCTTGTTTTGCTGTGCAGCCAGTGCGGCGTGAAATTCTACTACGAGCGGCAATTCAAAAATAAGTCGAAGCCACGAGGACATTCCCCGTCAAATTTGTCGCAGGTTTTTCTTGGCGCATGGCGATTCGCTGTCGAAAAACGCGGACATTTCAACCTTTGATCACTCCGGGGCCATCAAGGTGTTCACGTCAACGTCAAAGGATCTCCACATAGCCCCCACTGCAACCCAAACATGGAGAAACGTGCTCATCCAGGTACTCAACGACAGTTGTCATCTCTCATATGAGGAACTGTTCCCCTCTGCTCCTAGGCTTCGTCTGCTTTTACCCCTCATTCATACCAATCGTTCCCCCTCGCTGTACataccaaaagaaaagacacgGAGCAAATACCAGAACAACCAAGCCAAAGCAAGCATAGCGTCAAACTCGTCATAAACCAAAACACACAATGGCAAGCTCAACCACCTACAAGCTCCCCGAGCTCCCATTCGCCTACGACGCCCTGGAGCCGCACATCTCCAAGCAGATCATGGAGCTGCACCACAGCAAGCACCACGCGGCCTACGTGGCCAACCTCAACAAGGCGCTCGAGACGTACGCGTCGGGCCAGCTGGCGGACCGCGTCGCCACCCTCGCGGCCATCAACTTCAACGCCGGCGGCCACATCAACCACACGCTCTTCTGGGAGAACCTGACGCCGGCGTCGAGCCCagacgccgacgccgccacgTCGGCGCCCTCGCTGGTTACGCAGATCGAGAAGCAGTGGGGCAGCCTCGACCAATTCAAGGCGGAGTTCTCGGCCGAGCTGCTGGGCATCAAGGGCAGCGGCTGGGGCTGGCTGGTCAAGGAGAAGTCGGCGGCTGGCGCGCTGGTCGTCGTCACCACCAAGGATCAGGATTCCGTGCCGAGCGGGATCCCCGTATTTGGCGTTGACATGTGGGAGCATGCTTACTATCTTCAGGTACGGCCGCAGCATTTCGACGTGGTTTTTGATCACATGTGACGCACAAGAGTGGAAATGATGTGCTAACGTCTTATCTGTGTAACAGTACCTGAACGGCAAGGCCGCCTATGTCGAAAACATTTGGAAGGTTATCAACTGGAAAACTGCCGAAAAGAGGTTCGCGTCACCAGGGCGTTCCGAGGTTTTCAAAGCACTACATGCTTCCCTGTAATGACGATGTGATGACTGGGGGATAGGTATTCTCTAGAGTGATGTTACGCACTGGCTCTTGCGAAAAGACGTCTGTATTGAATACAACCCAAAGCACAGTTGAAAGATGTTGGTACTTCTGCGTTAAGTATTTGAGACAAACTCCGGTCGGTCAAACATGCGGCTCCTCTTCCCGCCGGCCTATGCATGGGTAATGGCCACAGCTATCCCGGTGTTGGGTGACACACCCACAGTTATGATTACTGTTGGAAGAGAAGTGATAGTAGTATTACGATGAAGAGCCATTCTGGAAGACGAATGCAAGAAACCGTATCAAGTCGTCAAGTTGAAAGATAATTTCCGGGCTGCATGGATTCGTACGACGACGCTCGAGTGCGGCCCGACATCCCGAACATGCAGGATCGTGACAAGGTTCCGATCTTTGTATATAAAAATAGGACTGGGTCTATCTACTAGCGTGTTTGTGTACGGACAAGGGTTTTCTCCTGAGATATCCAATGCATTGATACTGTTAGTCAACTCCCTGCATGCGTAGTTGTCTGTTGCTACCCGGCTATGTTTTGTCACGAATATTCACAGCACTGATAACCCCAACATCATGATCAAACGGGCAAGTTTTGTATTTGCTGTTGCTCCCAGCCTGGGCGCTCTCGCTAGAGCTAGTACTAATCTCGCCATGTAGCTCCGTGATGACCGACTTGTTCGGACTGCCATTCAAGTTGTTTGACTGGGACAAGTTGTATTGTCCGATAGTGGAAGTTTGAGTGCTTGATGGATATGATCCTGTGTTCTTTCTACGATGGAACAACGTGTCTATTGCGTCAATCTCGAACTGCAGACTTGGCATCTCTATTGCTTGGCATAAAAGATGCTTGTCTTCGTGAAAACAACCCCTGCCATATGGTACTGCGCTAGCGGGCCGAAATTATACGAAGACAAAAAAGTGATTGGACAGCACAATCTCATCAGAACCTGTACACGAACTGCAGGGAGTCCATACGAGATGATCTGCTTGTTATCTTGAAGACTTACAAAAATCAAccttgacaaaaaaaaagctttcATGTTCACATCATGCACCTCATTTCTTTCCTATCTTTTCTCTAACCTTGATCTAGGCATCGGAACCGAGCCTGAGCTGCAAAACCCAGGTGCATGTCGTTAATTTGACGGAACCTGGCGGCAAGTGGGGATGGTGTAGCGGCTGTCGCCTTTTTTTCCACAGGCTAAATGCAAGATAGCTTCACCGGGAACGAGCCGAGTGGTCCCATCGGGGGAGGCAAGACGAGGTTGTGGGATCTTGTGTAGGCAGACAAGCAGTGGGATATTCTCAACAAATTGTCCATCGGATTTCGCCTTTCGCTGATGTTCTTGGGCTGCATTTAGAATAAATCTAGAAGTAGTCCTTGTCTGGGTGGGCAAATGAATATCGCCCTGATTATGCTTCTTGCCCCAGAGCTGAAGGATGCCGAAATGGCAGATATAAATATGATGAACGTATATGGTTATATCAGAAACGTGCCTAGAGCGTACGTTAAAGGTGTGAGTGAATACCCTTGCCCTCGCATCGTTGAACCGTCCCAAGTATTGGACCCGATCGGGAGCTTCTCGCGACGGGATGTCCAGCTGCAGACTGGGCAAGGAGGGGCAATAAATCACCCACGTAAGTTGAGCAACATCCCTATTCGATACGATCAATCCGAGAAGCAAGCACCAGCATGGATGGTGTCTCTGATTGGTTAGGCTCGATGCCGCCCTCGTCTCCCTACAGTAGTATTGACGGCAGGGTTTTGggggggagggcatgggGGTGACAGGCTTGACAGGGTGGGCGAAGGTCGTAGCAGGGCGAAAGGGTAGGGAAGGATTTTTGGGGTGGAGGTTTTAAAATAGAAATATGCTGTGCCGCGCTAATCGACCAACCGCAACCCCCtcctccaaaaaaaaaaacagctggGGAGACCGGGAATTTCGGGTCGTTTTGATCCTTGGCATTCCCCTGACTACGTTGGATGCAGGCGTATTCGTGGCGCTTTAGCGTCTGCTGTGAAATATGACTGGGTTCACGAGAGAGCTGGCGATGCGGCTGATGCCCGCTAAGAAGTCTTGGAATGAAAGATTTTTACCCATTTCAGTCTAGAGGTACCGTAGCCGTTGGGCGT contains:
- a CDS encoding superoxide dismutase; this encodes MASSTTYKLPELPFAYDALEPHISKQIMELHHSKHHAAYVANLNKALETYASGQLADRVATLAAINFNAGGHINHTLFWENLTPASSPDADAATSAPSLVTQIEKQWGSLDQFKAEFSAELLGIKGSGWGWLVKEKSAAGALVVVTTKDQDSVPSGIPVFGVDMWEHAYYLQYLNGKAAYVENIWKVINWKTAEKRFASPGRSEVFKALHASL